The genomic segment GTACTACCATGTAAAAAGACTGATCCCACTTTTTATCTGTCTGATGgtgcagatgaaagaaagatagaGACAGATATAACGTGCTAATTAGTGAGCTGCTGGTAGGAGGATTTTGTTACCTGTCAGAGACATGCTAAGtgccagtctttatgctaatctTAACAAACCCACCCTTGTCTCCAGCTTCATATCTAACCGACAGATCCATGTACTCATTTTACTCTTAGGAAGAAAACAAATTagtatatttcccaaaattACCAATTATTCATTTACTATATACATGACTCTTTGTGTATTTTGCCCTTATAGTGAAACAGTTAGATATTGATGATGGATGATAGTGTTTCTATTTTACCGGTAATCTTTTCCAGCTCTTCCTCTGAATCGTAATCAGGTTCCATactgaaagaaaacacagagaagagacaAAAATATTTGAAAGGACAGTGTAAAACACAGCCAAATATATtcatgattttacacatttacatacaacTGAAACCTCACACATGTATCTAGTGTCAACAAAACTTGTATTTGTGCTTGATGATGATTATGCTATTAAAATACACAGTGATTCATCTTTATACAATGTCATAGCAGTTAACGTGGGCAGATGCAACTTTGAACTAAAAATATCGTACTATACTCAGTTTACAACTAAGGATGGATACAAGTGTAAATTTACCACACtatgtcttttgttttgtatctaAAGCTCATCTTGTGCTGTTACAACAACATCTGAATCAGCTAACAAATGCTAAGAAACACCATCTCGATCTCCAAGATGGACAGTTAAACCCGCATCTCATTTAAAGTCGCAGAAGACGGTGGTCATTATTAACACCTGTTTTGGTTAATTAGGCGTATTATTTGCTGATACAGTTGAACTGCTAATGTGCTGAATTAGCCAATTCAACCTAGCACAGTCCAACATCActcatgtacagtattatattGTTTGTACAGTGCTGTTTCTGCACTGCTGCACCAGTTAGACAGTGTTTTGAAGTCAGAGACTGTTCATTAAAATACAGGGAGAGAAGGGAATGACTGAGATGTTGCTGACTGAGGATATTTCTTCATTGATGTAATGTATTTGTTGTATCAAATGTAATTGAGGTGGAGACATTGAGCTAATTCAACTAGcctaaatgtttttcttttcctatgCCCCACACATACAGGGAATGTTCTGCACATCAGATCCTAAATATTTGTAAATTAAGTACTCAATATATTTGAGGtatctttaagaaaaaaataatattaatatggtTTTGCTTGCAGCCAATCACTGCAAGTGTTCTTCAATTTAACGCGacgtgattggcccactgctgCAGCAGCTACAACACATGCAGTCTGTGCTGATAATGCTTCATTGTACAATTTTGTAcagttattttattaatatttcaatCACTGAATACTTTCAAAGTGTATTTGTGCAAAAATTTGGATGGGGAGGGGTGGTTGCATTTTACGCAACTAAATGTTCCCATTTACATGACGGGTGTTGAGTGACGTAGGTAAAAAAAGGTATTCAATTAATTATTCTAtggtatcggtatcactttTTTATCactaattttttttaacaataccTCCCTAGTCCTAGTAACCGGTAAAATATAAACTTCTTCAAAGtcatgagggttagggttagaaatgTTTTCAGTAAGACACCATGTATGTTGAAAGAGTCCTGCAAAGAAAGCCAAATGTGATAAAGGTCAAGACGTGTGAGGAGCATGTGATGAGAGCTATGCAAATAGAGACGGAATAACCTGACGAGCTGCTCAAACCCCATGTGATTAATGCCCTTCCAGTTTTATGTCAGCTGCACAGATAAGTATTTAGGTCTGATAGAGAGCTGACTAAGATCTTTGCATTACATGTTTGCTGACGTGAGGTGACCTTTTACTAAACTCTGCACACCCTGATAACAAGCTCCATTTTGACGGCGTGCAAAGTATCCTCTACAAATAACAGCAAGATACATTTCTTATTTGTAagtttagggggaaaaaaaatgtctgagaTAAGTAGACAGGAAAGTATTCATGTGTATTTTGAAGGTTGACATAGCTTTACTGCTCCTAAACACTCAGGCATGTCTGATCTAAACCCCACCTGAGCCTGATATTATGTGTGATTATGTGGGCAGGTGTGTGCATAAGTGACCCAATTTAAATAACGCTAACAAAACTAATTCTGTTGGTTTCTCTGAGCTCTAGAAACGTGGTCACGTTGCTGTAACTCTAGACTGACTAagcagcaagttcatgcaaaaaaaaaaaaaacgacaaaaATTCAGACTGAGGCAAAACTCAGCAACCTCATCACTTCGCGATAAAGTCAGATGACACTGAATTAGAGAGAATGCAGTACTTTCACTATCAGATAAAGGGTGCTGATATCACTAATGTTTCAGTTAAAGAAGAACTTAATGAGCAGGATTTCCATGGAGCAGGTTTCATGTATAATCCatattaatgtacagtacataacaCATTTTGGTATCTAGAGAATGGCTGCCCCTTTAATGTGTCGACACCCAATCATGAGTTAACTTCAAAGTATGTAATGCATCAATAATGGTTGCTACGTTGGGAGTGTGGATACATGTTGCTCCGAAATCTCCTTTTCAATCAGTGCCTCATCCATCCCTGACAACCCATTTGGCACCTTCCTGCCTTCAAATTGCTACAGCAGTGGTGACCTATATGACAACTACATCAGGTGATACCATGTTTGCTCCTTTTAAGGGTGCATGGGGTATCGTTCCTGCTGTCTACGTCAATGCACACTCTGAGAATCATCATGTACTGTCATGTTGCTGTAACAATAAATCAAGCATTTAGGGATGCCAAAATATGGGGATTAGCTGACTTAAATGGAGTCAATAGGAGAAGGGGCTTGTGTGCCAGCCTGAAGCTAAACCAGGAAAAGAAGCCAATCAGTTCCACAGAAATTGCTTTGCTGCTGCTCGACTCTGATAGAAAAGGTCAGAGGTACATTTTGGTTCAGGGAAACGCCAAGCATGAAAACGACACCTGCCCTTTGCCTATTTTGATCGTCCTCACACACTACTGGATGATTGGCATTTTGAGAGGGGTGTGTACCCTCGTCAAACCTCGTCTTTATCACTCACTGCAGATTCCGAAGACGTCAGAACCACACACTTGACGAACCCTCAGTGACTTTATTACTCGCACTGATTATGCAATATATGTAGTGTTGTTTATTAAGAACCTACTTTGCTTTGGACTTGGATTCTTACTATGCTAAATGCAGTCTCCAGGCAGAATCACTGAATAAACCTGAACGCCTATTACAGCCACTAAACCTCATGGGGTATTTCGTTGGCAAGTGGACCCTACAGCTGTTGCACAGCCCCAAGTCCTGTGCTTTCATGATGTGTTTACATCCATCTCTTTATGATTTGATTGTTAATGTGAAACCTATGTCAAAATAATTCAATTTCTTGGTTACCTGAGTGTGAAAGTTTTGTTGTTCCGAATTTATCGGGCCCTAGAGTGTCTTAATTTAGCCTTTTATAATAATGATGGATACTTTGCAAAGTCCTTAAGGAGACTGGGGTTTGAATGCCAATAATTAACACTGAGCTGAACAATCtgtggaggtcagaggtcaatcAGAGGGATCTCAGGAAGACAGTGGCCACACTCCACAAATAGCCTGGAAAATCTGATGATGCAGGCATATGACAGGAAATTTACCTGTAATCTTTTGGGGGTCTCAGGATCCCTTTAGGTTGTTGCAGGTCCATGTTTGATTGAGCTGAATCGTCGTCATAGGACAGGAGCAGAGTTACCACATAATTCATAGCAGAGTTATTGGCCCAGAAATCACCATCAGCGGTTTCATATCGGATGACAAACTCAATGCGAGAGCCATGTGTGATGTAAGGTGGTGCAAAAGATAGCTTGAAGGTGAATTGATCAGTTTCCCCATCATAGGAATCCTGGACATAATCTGCTGGATAATCAAAGTAAGTAGCCCAATTGTCCATGGTCGATCTGATATAAACTGATTTTTGGAAAGAGATGCTCAGGACTCGTACTACCCCAGTAAAGGCAAGTGGCTCACCCTCCACGGGGGAAATCTGCTCAACCTCCACTTTATTAGTGCGCACAGCCTGCAGCAGGGCACTGCCGGTGGGAGCGTTAAACTCTGGTTGCACAATATACGTCGGCTCTTTCTGTGGCTTTCGATACtttgcctcctcttcctcccatcttgCATCGTCCTCTTCATCATCCGAGTCAAAGGCAATAAATTCCTTCACGTCGATCAGATCCCCACCTGTTGTATCGGCAAATAACACCCTCTTTCCGGCCGGCAGCGCCGCTTGGATACGCATATATTCAGCAGTTTCATCGAAAATGGACTGCCCTCGTCTTCTGGGTACTGGGGAACACCTCGGGATGAGATGAACATTCTCGGTGTCATCATCTGCATCCTCCTCATCATTATCCTCGTCGTCCAAGCGGGACTTACCCTCTTCCCCCTTGGCTGACTTGCCATTTTTAATCGTGGTAAAAGCACCCTCTTGACTTGGTATGGCTAAAAAAGACATGTTTGCAGAAGAAAGATGTGCGTTGAAGAGAGTACATATGGCGTctccaagaaaaacaacaacacacactacCAAACACTCATGGTTTGCGCAGCAATGGCCCGTGTGGATCCAGCGCTGTCCCTGCGTTACGCACGGAGCCTCTTCAGTCAAGTGTGGCGTTAAATGTCATTCATGGAAACCTTGTCTTTACCGACAGCCCTTGTGATAGTCTATCCCCTGGTTTACATGTCTTAATGCACCGCATTTTGGCTGTTGCCGCTGAAGGAGTCGCGTCTAATTTTAGCACTGACCTACCGGGCTCTCCATGTCCCAAATTTGTCTTTTAAATTGGTATAATCCTGCCACTCCCCCTTGTTCCGTTTGGTCCGGGCTGGTTAAACGTCCTTCTGGAAATGGGACACAATAACCTATCGGCCaatttttaaatgtacagcCATCATTATAGGCTATGAAAACCGCTGCAGCAGACATCAAGGGGAGCTTATTTTAGGATGGAAGAATTTCATCaccatgagagagagagagagagagagagagagagagagagagagagacagtcatTATTTAAAGTGCCAACGCGAAAAAGTCAAGTGCATCCCTTTTCATAAACATACAGGTCACATTTAGCTCCATTTAAACCTTCttgtaaaatgttaatgtgttaacATGCATATCGCTGCAAGCCAACATTTTTCACATGCTATGGATATATAACCTAATAAATGCAGGTCCACTTTGGAGTTGGTGGAATATTACCCGACCGCCCTGACGAAAATTGTGTCATCCAATTGGCTACTCTGTTTATTTCATCTGATAGGCCATGTCCTCTCAATAGTCCTCTCAATAGAGGACATGGCCTATGGGTGCCTTGCATGCTGTGATTGTTATGTAATCCCATTTATGAAACTGGCTGATAAAATGTGTCCTCTACGTGAGGACCAGGGAAATCCTAAAGTAAACATCAGCTGAACATATTCGTTAAGAAAAGTATGATTTATAAGGTCTGTTGGTATTTTCACAGGCTATACATAAAGCATGAATTTGTGATGGACCTGTCCAATGACATGTGGTGCTGAAGTAAATTTATGTCACAATTTAACTGCTTTAACTGCACCAAG from the Scomber japonicus isolate fScoJap1 chromosome 4, fScoJap1.pri, whole genome shotgun sequence genome contains:
- the si:ch211-167b20.8 gene encoding protein phosphatase 1 regulatory subunit 3A isoform X1; the protein is MSFLAIPSQEGAFTTIKNGKSAKGEEGKSRLDDEDNDEEDADDDTENVHLIPRCSPVPRRRGQSIFDETAEYMRIQAALPAGKRVLFADTTGGDLIDVKEFIAFDSDDEEDDARWEEEEAKYRKPQKEPTYIVQPEFNAPTGSALLQAVRTNKVEVEQISPVEGEPLAFTGVVRVLSISFQKSVYIRSTMDNWATYFDYPADYVQDSYDGETDQFTFKLSFAPPYITHGSRIEFVIRYETADGDFWANNSAMNYVVTLLLSYDDDSAQSNMDLQQPKGILRPPKDYSMEPDYDSEEELEKITADEARASNSGIVRPTPVCPVIIQPEIDIELIEASATT
- the si:ch211-167b20.8 gene encoding protein phosphatase 1 regulatory subunit 3A isoform X2; this encodes MSFLAIPSQEGAFTTIKNGKSAKGEEGKSRLDDEDNDEEDADDDTENVHLIPRCSPVPRRRGQSIFDETAEYMRIQAALPAGKRVLFADTTGGDLIDVKEFIAFDSDDEEDDARWEEEEAKYRKPQKEPTYIVQPEFNAPTGSALLQAVRTNKVEVEQISPVEGEPLAFTGVVRVLSISFQKSVYIRSTMDNWATYFDYPADYVQDSYDGETDQFTFKLSFAPPYITHGSRIEFVIRYETADGDFWANNSAMNYVVTLLLSYDDDSAQSNMDLQQPKGILRPPKDYSMEPDYDSEEELEKITDEARASNSGIVRPTPVCPVIIQPEIDIELIEASATT